A stretch of DNA from Equus asinus isolate D_3611 breed Donkey chromosome 20, EquAss-T2T_v2, whole genome shotgun sequence:
TgtgtaatttcaaattttctagtagctacattgaaaagtaaaaaaaaaatgaacagaaacaggtgtaattaatattaataatatattctaCTTAATCCAGGAGCACCAAAATACCATTTCGACACCTAaggaatatagaaaatattaaggggatgttttccctttttttctctttaaaccgAGTCTCCAGGACCCGGTGTGTAGTTTGACTTATAGTGCATACAATTTGCAGCGGCCGCGTTTCGAGGGTTCATTAGCCACGTGTGGCCAGCGGCTGCTGCCCTCGACGGCTCAGCCCGAGGGAGCCGAAGGAGAGGGAAGACGGGGCAACGGGACGGGTGCTGTTTGAGGCGGGTGCTGGATTCAGATCCGGGGATGGGGCTCTGCCTTGTTGGGGGTGAAGGAGCAGAGGGTGCctcccaggagggaggggagaagcaggGTGCTGTCGGGCGCAGGCTGGGGCAGCCGGGACTTCACCTGCTGGGTTCCCACTCCATCATCAGTGCACTGGTTCAACCTGACCCACGACACGCGCAGGGAAATAGTCACTTAGTCCTGAAAGCGTCAACTCGGGGGCACGGGGGCTCAGGGCTCATGCGAGGCTGCAGGGCCCTGTCCTGATGTCCGCCGGGGTGGGACCCTTGGCCCCACTCAGCGCTGAGTCTGTGAAATGGGCTAATTAGAGTCTCGGACCTTTgggctgggtggagggggaaTGAGGAAGCGGCTGGCGGGGCCCCGTGTAACAGAACCAAGTTTAAACCCAGAAGTGCAGGCAGGCGGGGAGGGGGGCATCGCATGTCAAAATTTACCCAGCTGTGTGCTCTGCACACGTGCCGTCGACTGTATGTCAATTAAACCTCTATAGGACTGCGAAAAAAGGATGCGACGGGGGAGAGGTATGCGTGTTCAAACACCGGAAGACGCTCACCCCAAAATTAACAGTGGCTCTTGCACACTCATTTTCTGCTTTGTGAGTTTCTGGGTTTTCCAATTACCCACCTTCCCTTTTCAGtgacatttataaaatacagTCACGCGTAAAACATACCTAAGAAAAAGGAGCTGTGAGGTCACCCAAGGTGTGCTGACCCCGGCCAACACCTCTGGCCCAGTCCTTCCCAGGGCTCAGTGACTCTGGGCACCAGGAAGCAAGAAGCCTGCTTTTAAAAGGCCGGGGTGCCCCTGGTTGGGGGGGGGCCCGAAATCCTAGGAATTTGGATCCCAACCAGGAGGCGGGGTCCTGGCGATGGGGACAAGGCGCGGGGTTGACCCCAAAGGGACACTAGTAACCACGAATGCCACCGAGGGCCCACAGAACCCCCTCCCGCCGCCCGATTTCGCCCCTCCCGATGGATCTGGCCTCCCCGCCGACCGCGTTCGCCCCTCCCGACGGATCAGACCTCCCGCCGCCCGCGGTCGCCCCTCCCGACGGATCGGATCTCCCGCCGCCCGCGGTCGCCCCTCAGAGGACCCACCTGCCGCCTCACGCTCGCCTCCGTCCTCCGTCCCCGGTCTCGGTCCCCGTCCCCGTCCGCAGGCCGCCCGCCAGCCCCAGCCTTGCCGCCGCCCGCCGCGGATGGACACCGCACACGCCCCGCCCGGCCCCACCCGCCCAGATGGCCCTACTTCCGCTACAGGCTGAGGCCTCCCCGGAAGCGGAGCCGGGGCGCGGACTTCTAGCCCGAGGGGGGCGCGCCCAGCCGCCGCGCTCTCCGTCGCCTGGCAACCGGGGACGGGCCGTGACGCCATTGGCTGGTGCCGGAGGCTCGCGGCCTGAGGGCGGAGCTTGGGCCTCGAGCAGGGGCAGGGCGTGGAGGAGGAGCCTACGCCAGCCGTGGGCGCATGCGTGGGGCGCGGCCTGAGGGCGGGGTCGAGCCGTGGGTGGAGTTTCCTCTGGGAGTGGCGGCTcgtgggcggggcctgggggcggAGCCGGAGCCGTCAGTTATCTTCtgctggggcggggcctggggccgAGGAGGGCGCCGTTGGTTGGTCGGTGCGCGCCGAGGGGCGTGGCACAGGGCGCTGTTGGTTGGCTGGCGGCGGAGGGGCGTGGCGAAGGGGCACCGTTGGTTGGTCAGTGCGCGCGGAGGGGCGTGGCGCGGGGGCGCCGTTGGTTGGCTGGCGGCGGGGGGCGTGGCGCGGGGGTGCCGTTGGGTGGTCCTGGTGCGCGGGAGCCATcgggggccggggcggcgggggcggcatGGCCCTGTTGCTGTGCCTGAGCCTGACAGTGGCGCTGGCCCGCGGCTGCCTGCATTGCCACAGCAACTTCTCGGATAAGTTCAACTTCTACCGCGACCACGTGAACCTCAAGTCCTGGTGGGTAGGCGACATCCCCGTGTCGGGCTCGCTGCTCACCGACTGGAGCCAGGACACGATGAATGAGCTGCACCTGGCCATCCCTGCGGAGATCAGTGAGTGCCGGAGCCCCGCCCCGCACCCCCGGCCCGGCCAGACCCCGGCCCAGCCGGCCCGCTCACCTGCCTCTTCCGCCCGCAGCGCGGGAGAAGCTGGACCAGGTGGCGAACGCTGTGTACCAGAAGATGGATGTGCTGTACCAGGGGAAGATGTATTTCCCGGGTAAGGTGGAAACTGAAGCTGGGCCGACCGGCCCCAGGACCCCTGCCTCTGCCCATGGCCCAAGCCTGACCACCCTCCTCCCGCCTCCCCCATCAGGGTATTTCCCCAACGAGCTGCGAAACATCTTCCGAGAGCAGGTGCGCCTTATCCAGAATGCCATCATCGAAAGTGAGCAAACGAGGGCTGGGGGACCCAGGGCTATAGGAGGATTTGAGTCCCCTTCGAGGCTGGGGGCCCCGGCCAGGGCAAGGCGAGGTTAGAGTGCTGTGAATAGGGAATCTGTGCACCATGCAGCCGGCGTTAGAACTCGGAGCCTGCAGCGGCTGGGGACAGAAAGCGGGGAGCAGGGCAGCTCCCAGAGGAAGGGGCTCTTTCATCCTGGGGCCTTGAAGGATAACCCCCACCCTTCCATGCCACCTCCCTGGAAGTCACGCTTCCTGGTGATTTGCCCCATCTCTTGGGCAGGCCCAGGAGAGTGGGCCAGAGCGGGAACGGGCTGGGTCTGCTAAGGCGGCGCTGTCCGGGCTCTTGTCCCCGCACAGGCCGCATCGATTGTCAGCGTCACTGTGGTGAGTGCGCCTCTGTCCAGGCCGTGGGGGATGGTGGCGGTGGCAGCGTGGGGCCCCGGAGGCCGAGGGGAGCCCGCCGCGGCCTGTCGTGTGTTGCAGGCGTCTTCCAGTACCAGACCATCTCCTGCAGCAACTGCACAGACTCGCACGTCGTCTGCTTTGGCTACAATTGCGAGTAGGGCTCGGCGGGCGGCTGAGGGCCCCGCTGTCCGAGCGGTCTGAGGTCCTCCCCAGAGGGGCCCCTCCTCCGCCTCCCCGGCCCCTGGCCTTTCACCACCTGGGCAGGCAGGGTGGGCTGGAAGCTCCCCTAGCTGGCCCCCTGAATTTGGGGCCACGCCACCTCCACACCCCGTGTCCCCGCAGGTCGTCGGCGCAGTGGGAGATGGCTGTGCAGGGTCTCCTCCGTTACATGTGAGTCATGCAGCTGGGCTCGGAGGGGACCCCGACCGAGGCCACATGGCTTCTGACTCCAAACTTGCTGTCCTGTCGTTGTAGAAATATATGGCACAAGTaagtcccctcccccaaccccagtgAGTTGATCAGAGGCGGCGTGTGCATCCTCCGGTGAGTATGCGCCAGGTGGGCCACGGGAGGTGGTGCCTGGTCCTGTGCGCTCAGGTCGATCACTCTGGTTAGATTCCCTGTAGAATCTGGTCCTACCCCTGCCCCAAGTGGGAGGCAGGGCTGTGGTcggagctggggagggagggcgcTCCAGGATGGATGCGTGCCCCAGTGGAGGGGCCTGGGGCCACAGGCACAGCTTCAGTCCCAAAGCTCGGGGCTAACCGGGGCCCTGTCGTGTCTTTCAGACAGAACACCAAGACGAGGTAAAGCCCCCTGGCCCATCTCCTCCAATGCCCTGGCCTGGCcttccagagggaggagaggggaggggatgggggggtGAGGGAAGCGGTGCTCTGGGGTCCTTCGGGTCAATGGGGGTGGCCAGGGGGTTTGGACAGGGCGAGCACAGCCAAGCAGGGGTCTCTCTGCACCTGGGACACCCCAGACCTCACCTCTGCAACCACACCCTGCAATCGCTTCGTGAATAACCATGTGTCCCTCTCCCCCTCGCTGCCGGATGCACAGGACCACTCCAGCCTTGTGAGCCACCTGGAGGGACCTGGGTGggctctgggggtggggatgtACCTAAGCCAGACAGCAAAGCTATGGCCACTTTGGCGcaggcccccccccccatgcCCTTTTGACACCCCAGTCGTGGGGATGTTGGTGTGACAGAACCCAGTGCAGTCTTGGGGACACAGAACAGGCAAGGCCTTGGGGTCCAGCCCATCCCATGCCCCACTTAGGAAGACAGGCCCAGGCCCCAACAAAGGCCCCCCAGGGAGGggatggcagggaggggagagaagggactgAGGGCACCGTGTCCCCCCGCAGCCTGGTGTCGCCCAGCTTCACGTGTCTAGAGCCCCCAAACCTGGCCAACCTGACTCTGGAAGACGCTTCCGAGTGTCTGATGCAGCACTGACGGCCGCCAGGCCTGCCGGACCCACCCCAGCTGTGATGCGGGGCCAAGTCGGCTGGACTCTCCCAGCCCGCACGTGCGGAGCAGCCTGGCTGTTGCCTCGGGTCCTCGCCGCCATCCAGCCGGGCCGGccgggaggaggggaggtgggttTGTATATAGTGTTGACGCCGAGTGGGACCACAGAGCTACTGGACGGAACGATTAAACTCCCTGACCTTTCTCATCTCGGAGTGGTCCTTGTGGGGCAGGGAGAACGGCGGGGGCTCGGGGGCTCGGGGGCTCGCAGGGCTGGGTCCCGGCAGGACGGCGGGGCAGGCTGGCCGGACAGCAGCCTCCACGGTGAGTCCAGGCGCAGCTGCAGCGGTGGACAGGCACACAGCTGACCAGCGTGCTCCGCGGCTGACTGCTCACCACAGCGAGGGAGGCCTGGGAGACCGGCACCGCCAGGAGGCCACTCTGTCAGAAGAGCTGCCGCCAGCCAGGCAGGCCTCCGGCTCGGGCGCtcgcccctctccccaccagctCCCTCTTGCTCTTGCGTCCAAGGGGGTCCAAGGGGATCCCAGGACGGCTCTCGAGAGCTGATGGACCCCAGCCCTGCACACGCCCTCCCGTAGCGGCTTCACTGACAGAACCCAGCACTGCTTCCCTGGGAGCGTCCGTGTCTGGGGTCGGGGAGATGCGGCATGGTTGAAAATGGTGTGGGGAGCCTCAGGGACGTCCCGGGGAGACTGCAGAGTCTGGTGGCGGAGTCACATGGCCCACGTGCTGGCAGCAGGTGGTGACAGCCAGGCTCTGGTGCTCCTGGTGCCCCCCCACTGGCCTGCGCAGCCCGAGGGTGGCGAGGGCGGTGTGGATGCAGGCGGCGCCTACGTGTTCCCACTGAGAGCGGGGAATGAGCCTCCTGGCCAGCATTTCTGGACAGGACAGTCTTCTGGAAGGGACATTGGTGGGGCGCCCTGAGCTGGTTCAGCCTGGGCTGTCTGTGCCCGGCTCGTCGCCCTCCCACACTTTGGCATTCAAAGTGGAGTTGATTTGGGCTTTCCGTCTGCTCACGCAGCCTGACCTGTCTTGAACTGTCCATTGTCCACACGGTGTCACCAAAGCCAGCGGAAGTGTGGTGAATTAAACCCCCATGGAAGGCAGGGCCGGGCAGGACAGCCGACATGGAGACGTGTGTTTGCGAGTTTATTGAATCATCCTGACACAAAATCATACAGCAGCGTGATATGTCTCTCTCCTGTATACGGGAATGTCGATGGCAAATAAAGTCTGTATAACACATCATACAATGTCGAGATTCTAGAATCACTGCACGGGATTCTGTAATAGATTACTCTACATGCTAAAGTGACAGTTTTCatcaaaaggaaaagttaaaacgTCATTGAGGACCATCATCTCTGAGGAAGGTTCAGTCTCGGGGTAGGCCGGGGTCCCCTCGCCCTGGCGGAGGTGCATTTCAGGGGCCTGGCCGCCCCAGGATGCATGTGCCTCGCTGTTGGGGCGACGATGACCAGGACTGGCCCCCCGGCAGCTGCAGGGACGGCCCTGCGGGTGTTCAGTGACGAGACGCGGCAGGCAGAGCTGCAGCCCTCTGCCACCCACCCCAGTGGGGCTGACGAGACACTGTGCCGAGCAGGGCTGTCCAGTCCCGCTCCGGGAGGGGGCCTGGCTGGATCCCCCGCCTCGGCTGCAGCCCCCCACCTCTGGTCTGCCACCCTTTTTCACCCGGCACACGAACACGGTGGTGGGACGCAGAGAAGACAGTGGACGACAGGCAGCACGACCCTTTCCCACCGTGTCCTGGGGAGAAAGATCCTGACCCACGGCCGACAGAAGAGCAGGGAACGTCAGCGCCGGGAGCAGCCAGCCCACTCTTCCCACAACGCGCCACCGGGCAGGGTGCCTGGGGCTCATGGAACTCAGATGACTCCACAGAAGGATGCGCCACCCTGCCCCGACGGCTGAACGTCCCTCACCCTGGACCCGCCAGGTCCCAGCCGGGGTCCCGCTCGCCCCTCGGGCAGCCCCTGCAGCCATGTGCACAGTTGGCCTCCAGCTACAGGAGCCCCTGCTGCTCTGAGGCCTGGAACGGGGCTTCTCGCCAGAGACAGTGGGAAGAGCCAAAGTAAAAAAGATGATAGGAGAAATCAACGCAACAGAAAACCCTGACGTCTAAACGACGGACGACAGTGGACTTAAATTAACGCCCGAGCTGGGTGCAGTCCATGCGACAGAGAGAAACCTATCACTTGGAACCGGCTCTCCCTCGTGTGTCCTCCGTGGCGGGTCGCAGGTGGCACTCAGCACGTGGCCAGCGTGGCTCGCATCTCCTCCAGCAAGTTGCTCAGCAGCGTTGAGTCGTTGCATTTCCCGTCGACCGACACGGACTTCTCGCCCTGAAGAGGGACAGCAACGGGCAGTGTTCCCACCCACTACACGCAGACACCGCCCCCGGCTGCACGCCCCCACTGGCAGTTTTCCAGATACTTCCAAGGGCGAGCGCTCTGACAACCGACCAAAACAAGGAGCGCCGGGTAAGACGGAGCGAGCATGCTGGCCTGTGTCCCCCACACGAGGAGCTATAAACCCGGGACGGAGGCGTGGAGCGGCTGCCTGCGGGTCTGGGGACAGGACCAGAAGTGGCAGGGCCCGGGAGGTCCTGGGTGGAGCGTGGGGAAAGCGAGCCGTCAAGTGGTTTATGCCCTGCTGGGTCCACCGGAGCACGGGCGGAGCTCAGCCTAAGGAGCGCACTAGAGACGCCGGGAAGACagaccaccggccggccccacGGGGGTGCACGGAGGCGGCTCTGAAGAGCGGGACAAGGGCTGTGGGAGTGGACGGACACATCATCCCCAGAGGATCTCAGcgagccccacaggctcatcgtGTTCAGACGTTCAGGACAGAACCCAGAACTGCTAGGGCAGTCCCGGCTCCCACGGACAAGACAAACCCAGGCCGAGACGCAAGGTCGGAAGAAGCTATCCCAAGAAGGCTCCAACGAGCGAGCACAACTCTCTCCAAACGGAGAGAGAGCAGaacatctcagcaaagaaacGGAGGACCCAAACACCCACCAAACACGTGTGTTAGCTCTGAAAAACACAACCACCAAAATAAACAACTCACCGGATGGGCTCACTGGCAGAATGGATAAGACAGAGAAGACAGTCAATGAACTCGACAGAGTGTTACCAGAAATAACCCAACCCGAACAGACGGGAAaagaggttgggggaggggcaggggcggaGCCCAGAGACCCGAGGAACAGCAACAAAAGTCTGAGATTCACGCCATCGGGATCCCAGAAGAGAGGCTAAGAATGCAGTGCTGAAAAACTATGTAcctaatagctgaaaacttcccaaactttgaaaagacaaacGCATGGATTCCAGAAGTTCAGCAGACTCCAGAGAGAGAAATCCCAAGAAAACACCCAGATACGTCAAAAATGGCTGAAAACCGAGGACAAAGAAAACTCCGGAAAACACCCAGAGAAAAATGGTGCACGCCCTACAAAAAGAATAATGGTGCAGGTTTCTCATCAGAGACCACGGACGCCGAAAGAAACGGCGTGTTTCTAATGTACTGAGAGAAAAGACCATCGAAGCAAGAACCACCTCGAGGAGCAGGGAGATAAACAACTGGACGAGGAAAACCGAGGCCTCGGCCCCCAGGCTGCTCTCAGGAGCTGCTGGAGGAAGGTCGTCGGAGGGAAGGGGACCACCGGCACACGACGTGCAGCAGCCGCACGCAGAGGGGCGGGGCGGCCACAGGCGAGCAGCGGGCCGCCCCCTCGGCTCCGGGAGCTGTCTGTCCAGGGCGAGGGCAGCAACTGTGACGTGGCGTGACGGAGTCTCTGATGTCCGTGAGGCCAACGCACAGGACAAGTGCTCATACAGAGGGACGGGCAAGGGACCAACGCGTCCCACTCAAGTGGTCAAACGTCAGTTCCAAGAAAACTAAAAAGCTAAGCGTGCGTAGAACGTGGCCCCACACACAACGCCCAGGAGCCAGCGCCAACAGCACAGCCAGATCCAAACGGGACGCCGGCACCGCGCAGCTCAGCCCGAGCGGCAGGGGCGGGACGGAGGACGGAAACAGGAGGAACACGaggaaacaagccagacagaccAGCAACGCTTCCCACGCAAAGGCTCTCCACACACGCGGTAAGAGGCAAGAGGCTGGCGGGTCGCACAGGGCGTCTCCAAGGAGTTCTTCCAAACGCCACGGTAAACACAGGGCCAAAGTAAAGATACACGGTGTAGATGCCAATCGAAAGACAGCGGGAGTGGCTAGACTGACAACACACAAGAcggacttcagagcaaagaaaataacctCGGCTAAAGAGAGACACCGCGTCTGTGCAGGAGGCTCAGCCACCAAGAGGATGCCCTGAGTCTAAGGGTCCACTTGTCGCCCTGGTGAATTCCACGAAACACGGAAGGAAGAACTACACCAATTACACACAATGCCCCCGGGAAACGCAAGAGGAGGGGACAGCTCCCCGGCTCGTTCAACGAGACCCTCAGTGCCCTGACGCCAAAGCCAGACCAAGAAAACCGAAGGCGGGGACTCCTTGCGAGCACAGGCTCCAAACCCCCCACACGACAGCCACAGACTGAACCCAGCCACGCGCTGAAGCAGAGGAACCCACAGTGACTTGAGGGAGGGGGGCCGGCGCGGACGGGCCCGGGCTCACCTTCTTCATCAGGAGGCAGACGTGGTGGCCCTGGATGGAGCGGCTGTACATTGAGGCGCACGAGTTCACTCGCTCCACGACTGCAACAGAGCAGGCAGGGGTGAGGCCGCTGCCGCCCCCTCGGCGACAGGGGACACCACGTGTGCACAAAACTGTGCCATCCATCAAGTCATGGCAAATCTCTTACCGGAAAAATGGTGATGAAAACAGATCTTTGCCAGAAGGTTCTGGAAGGACATACTAATGCCGTCGACTTTGATTGAGCTCATGCTCAGGTCCCCAGACTCCAGCAGCTTGGCAAAGGCGTCGCTGTGGGGAGGACACAGGACAGGAGGCTAACAACAGGCAGGCTCGCCAGCACCCAGGCAGACAAAGCCCCCAGCCCCGGGGTTGGGGGGACACCCTCTTCCGTGTGCTGGGGCCTGGGAGGTCTCCAAGGGTCTTGAAAGACGTCATGGGCTGAACTGTGCCCCCAAAATCCCTATGTGGAGGTCCTGACCTCCAGGACCTGAGACTGTGATTGTAATCGGAAACAGGGCCCTGATCCACCAAGACTGGGGGCCTTAACGAGGGCATGAGAACACAGACACGCACAAAGGGacgaccacatgaggacacagggacACGACGGCCCCTGTACGCCAAAGGAGCCTGAGggaccagccctgccgacaccagGACCTCAGACCCCTGCCTCCAGCACTGGGAGAGCGCCAACGTGGCGTCTGAGCCGCCCAGACCAGGGGACTCGTCACGTAGCCCAGCTGGCCGACACATCAGAGGAGCTGGACTCGCCCGCTAGCTGCCCGCTGTCACTGACCCGCCGCGCCCTGCGCTCCTGAGGGCGGCGGGCTGGCACACCTGTAGCACGGCGTGGTGATCAAGTACGAGGTGCAGCTGAAGTGCAACTTGAAGTCGAGCTTCTCGTGGGTGGAGCCCTCGTCGTTCTGcggggagcagggcagggggagggcgaGCAGGCCAGGCCGTTAGCTTGGGGGGGCCGGCATCTGGGCATGGCTCCCACCCCAGAACTGGGTGCTCTTGGCAGGTGGAGCGGGCAAAGGGGGGTCCCGTGGGCCCCCGACGGCACCCTGAGCGCCGTGTACCTTGGCAATGAAGGTCAGGGTGCCCTTGAGCTTCTGGGCCATGGCGATGCTCTGGATGGTGAACACAAACTGGGCTTCGTTGGAGATGCCTGGTGAGGGCGAGAGCCGGGGCCTGAGGAGGAGCGTGGGGCTCGGCCAGGAGGGGTCTGGCCACCCTTCTGACAGGTGGCAGTAACGTGACCCCACCCAGGGTCTGTCCTCagtgctgcctgccctggtttGGAAGCTGTGCTCAGCCCCCAAGGGGGCGTCAGGAGTCAGACACAAATGAGAGCCTCCTGGTGTCCTCCGCGTGGGCCCGGCCCCACCCACCCACAGCAAGCTCGCGGGCGCCCCTCATCTAGGCAGAGGCTCGGCCATCAGAGCCCCAGGACCAAGGAGGAGGTGGGCGCCCAGGGCTGACCTCAGGGGTCTGCTAGCCTGGGGACCAAGAAGTAGAGACCCAAGAAGGAGCTCTCAATCCACGAGAAGCCTCAGCCTCCGAGCTCTGGACGTCAGTGCAGTGGCTGCCTCACCTGGGGGCAGCTGGAAAGGCACGGGGACGCCGTCGTGGACGGAGGAGCCCTCGGGCCGGGCCAGCTTGGTGTTGAGCGAGTCCAGCACGTTGAGCTCCATGTTCTTCAGGAAGCTGCTGCTCTGGTTCTCCAGGACGATGGACACGGTGACCCGGCTGTCCTCCTGCAAGCTGCCCTGCACCTCGTAGGTCTGCACAGAGCAAGGCCGGGTCAGCGGGCGTGGCAGAAGCCAGCACACGAGGGGAGCGTGAGCAACACTCGTTCCACAAGCACAGAGAGGGCAAGGAAAGGAACCCGAGTCCTCACACACAGAAAGCCAGGTCTCAGCTCTGTCTGCGATTCTGAGCCCTTCCTGTTCTCTTTGAGAACCACCATTGCCCATCCCAGCagcccctggccccacccacaGGGTAGGGGCCTCCCCTGGTGCCCTGGGCACTCACTGATGCCCCAGGGCGCAGCCACCCCCACACCCAGAGCACAGACCCCACCCTGCCTGCCGCACTCCGGAAGGCCTAGCCGCTCACCATCCTGATGTAGGAATTCTCAGCCAGGAGGCAGTAGCTGGACATGGGCTGGAACGAAAGCAAAGAGCTCAGCGCTACGAGTGGGGCCTGAGTGACGTCCGCTAACGTCTGCTCACGGAACGAGGCTTGTCTTGAGCTGCCAACTGTTCGGGGAGGGAGCCACGAGGACCACGAGAACAAGGTGGGGGGAGGCAAGGAACCCCCACGGGCCCCAGACAACTGTGGCCACACTGCACGGCTCCTCGGGCTGGCACCGCTGGGGAGGACTGCCAGGTGACAGCGATGCCTCCCTGCCACCCAGTCCCTGGGGCCACCAGCCTGCTGCCCACCGAGGCCCTGCTGCCCGCCTGCCGGCTCCTCGGCGTGGCTCGGCTCTCCCCCAGCACGGAGGCCACGGCAAGCGGTGGGGACGCCCTGGGCCGCGGGAGGCGTGTGAAGTACCCCTCACCGGGAGGGGCTCCTCATCCAGCGAGCCGTTCTCCACGGGCTCtgccgccccgccgcccgccggctGATTCTTCTTGGATTTCTTCCTGTCTGCAGAccgctcctcctgctccttccgGTGTTTCTTCTTCTTATGCTTGGAAGGTTTCTGCGACCAAAGGAGAGATCAGGGTCAACCCTGAACTTCTCCAGCGAGTGGCACACGGCGATGCTTCCCCTCACGTCACACGGCTTGAGACGTGGGCCCAAGTGCACCAAGGTAAAGGGCACGTGTGTTAGAAGGGACAGGCCAGCAACCCCTGG
This window harbors:
- the IZUMO4 gene encoding izumo sperm-egg fusion protein 4 — translated: MALLLCLSLTVALARGCLHCHSNFSDKFNFYRDHVNLKSWWVGDIPVSGSLLTDWSQDTMNELHLAIPAEITREKLDQVANAVYQKMDVLYQGKMYFPGYFPNELRNIFREQVRLIQNAIIESRIDCQRHCGVFQYQTISCSNCTDSHVVCFGYNCESSAQWEMAVQGLLRYINIWHKQNTKTSLVSPSFTCLEPPNLANLTLEDASECLMQH